One part of the Ursus arctos isolate Adak ecotype North America unplaced genomic scaffold, UrsArc2.0 scaffold_14, whole genome shotgun sequence genome encodes these proteins:
- the TMEM42 gene encoding transmembrane protein 42 yields MTERTPSPGGAVCPTAYPDAPAEFPPHLQAGAMRRRFWGVFNCLCAGAFGALAAASAKLAFGSEVNMGFCILGIIVMATTNSLMWTFFSRGLSFSMSSAIASVTVTFSNILSSAFLGFVLYGECQEVLWWGGVFLILCGLSLIHRKLPPSGKAPDHKQQ; encoded by the exons ATGACAGAGAGGACGCCGTCCCCCGGCGGCGCCGTGTGCCCGACCGCCTACCCCGATGCCCCCGCGGAATTCCCCCCTCACCTCCAGGCCGGCGCGATGCGACGCCGCTTCTGGGGCGTGTTCAACTGCTTGTGCGCCGGCGCGTTCGGTGCCCTGGCCGCCGCGTCCGCCAAGCTGGCTTTCGGCAGCGAG GTGAACATGGGCTTCTGCATCTTAGGCATCATTGTGATGGCGACCACCAATTCTCTGATGTGGACATTCTTTAGccggggcctcagtttctccatgtcTTCGGCCATCGCATCCGTCACGGTGACGTTTTCAAACATTCTCAGCTCG GCCTTCCTGGGCTTTGTGTTGTATGGAGAGTGCCAGGAGGTCTTGTGGTGGGGAGGCGTGTTCCTCATCCTCTGCGGACTCAGCCTGATCCACAGGAAGCTGCCGCCCAGTGGAAAGGCCCCTGATCACAAGCAGCAGTAG